CAAGCATAGAGCTATAAGGTTTATTCTCCAGCTTTACCTTTCGATAGATGCCCAAGGATGTGTCCAGTTGTCCTGTTCTTCTTAGATTGCTCTTGGTTACCTTTTCTTTGGAAAATTGCTTAAACAGGGATTGCTCTGAATTTTTAGAAATTGACTTCGCCTTTTTCATTTCAAGTTTCGGGGGTTCTAAGGTGTTACGATAATGATGATCTCTAGTCCTTTCCAATCGAAGGGCCCGACgagtttcagttttgtttaAGTAAGATTGTTGCTGAAATCTGCGTTTGTTGATGTCCAGCTTAACATTCTCGTAAATACCCAAGGATGTGTCCAGTTGCCCTGTTCTCCTTAGATTGCTCTTGGTTACCCTTTCTGTGGACAATTGCTTGAGCAGAGCTTGCTCTGAATTTTCAGAAATTGAGTTCGGCTTTTTCATTTCGCGCGTTGTTTCAACTTTCGGGGGTTCCAATGCGGTACGGTATTGATTAtctcttttcttttccatAGAGTTCCATATAGAGTCCTGCTTTTTCGAATGCCGAGCTTGGACGTTTTCTTTAAGCTTTCTTCGATGTTCCTCGCGTCTTTTGGGTTTTTTATTAGGGGTAGTAGGTCGTTGCGCTAGCAATGTTGGTGTGGCATACTTGATGGATGTGCTGTCAGATAAGGTCAATTGAAGAGAGGGTCGGGAAAAGAGAATCTTGGGATTTTTCGAAACCAGTGGTCTTTGAGCTATTGATATCGGTGTTGCATAAGGGTGAATTCCTTGTCCAGGATGCATAGATTGACGTCCCAGCTCAGCAGGatttcttctgtttttatgATGTTCCGGTGCAGGATCTCTTTGAGCTTCTCTTTCagacaaaaaatatttgtttcctATACTAACACaatcttcttctttttttaaatttgaatttcttttcttGCTATTACAGCAAATTTCGTAGATCTCTTTATCGCTGAGTTCTCGCACCTTTGGTCCTTTATTAACTAATATATCTTGGGAGCTCTACAGTTTTTAGTTAAGTATCAGATTAGGAATTTGTCAAACATGGCTCAGTCAAAATgtgattttttataaattcttcCGTTTGATGCTTTCAATTTTGAATGAATTCATTACCAACGTTACGTACCTGAAATTTAGGTCGATTCCAAGCATTTTTGCTATTCAGCGCACAATAATTTCGTATCTTCTGACGAATCTCCTCGTAGGGATTTCGTTGGTAGTTGCACCAGCAGATGTTCGGCTTGTGAAACGCAGCCATTGAATGAGCTCCAAACGCAAGATGATTTCTTACAACAATGAATTTATTGTGCTTCCCCCACAATCGAAAATGCtaatttgaattaaaagtCAAGGATGGTCACACTGGCTGCACTCAACAGCTTAACAGCACGCTGTAAGCGCAAGCTTAACAGAGCCTCAAGATAAGGCGCTTAGATTCTTGCAGCTCTGAGATACTTTTTATTTGGCAAGAGTCCTGCGCGCTGGCAGTCGAAATTGCGTTGAGAGCGAAGCtggcaaaaagtaaaagtgaaaatcaGGCCCTTGAAATTTGTTCATCAATTATGCATTGATTGAAACACGAGCGAGTGCTGCTGTGAATTGTCTGTGTGCGCGCGTATAACGGAAAGTGAATTTGAAAAGCCAGTGGGCAAACGACACAAATATTGTGTGTAAAGATTGTCATTCCGTTCCGTAATCCATAATTGCGAGAAAATACTCGAGCGCACCCACCCACACCACGCacgctatatatatatatacatatacacacacacagcagtgGGTGAGCCGCCCCCACTTTGCCCTTGGCCCCACGGACCCAAGAAGCGTTCGATTTTTCACAACAGCCAGTGAAAACGCCAAGCGGAGAGCCCCGCAGCAAGCCCCGTGTAAACCGTTCTGAGCCGTGCAACCCGAGCAGCAGATACCCATCATATCACCATGGACATGCTCAACCAGATACTCAGCATCAATAACGGTGGCGCCTACGGGGGCGGCAAGGCTGGCGGCGCCTTCGACCCCCTCACGTTCGCCATGAAGCCCCAAGTGGTCATCAGGGCCCTCTGCTGGGTGAGTTGGGGCTCGCACAAGCTGCGTCCGGGGAATCGCTGGGATTTGTGGACGCACACGCCACTCACATGACCCGATTGTCACACTGTTTACACCCCGCATAATTCATGAACTAGTGCGAGAGTTGAGTCCTTCTTGGTCCAAGAATGTTGCCACAGGGGCGCACAAAAATCCGATTTGCTTGCCCCCGCTGCAGAGGGGGGCGCTGGGAATAGAGATATATGCCACTAAATAGTGGGAGTGCTTTAGAGTTCAGCTGCAGAGGGCCTATAAAAAGTCTCACGTCCATGAAAGCTTTATAATTAAAGGTGGTAAGGTGCCCGGGCAATTGGCCACTAGGCTTAGGACTCTATTTTACCATCGACTTGATGTGCGTCAGCGGGGCAGTGGGAAAACGGTATAACCGAGGGGGCGGTAGCTCGCCGCCTGTTTGCTTTCCATTTGTGTATACGTAATATTTGCCCACTCTTGTGACCAAGGACTCTGCGTTTGCAGAACCATTCCCGCTCTTTTCTTCCTGgccaaacaaaccaaacttGGCCTTCAGTCCGCAAATTGGGTCACAAACATAAGTACGTGTCTGCCGCGTTGTCTGTGTACTTGAACTTCTGGTTTGTTGCACCTGCTCAAGATAATCAATATTGGAGTGCGAGTTCCATATCAGAGTAATAAAATGATGATTCGAAAGCCAGAATCTGAAAATTAGTTTCCTAAAATAAGTAAAAGTTTAATCAACAGTTCATAGTTTTACACAAAATTTCTGGTACTTTCATCCATAACCCAGTAGAGTGATTTAAAAGACACTTAAACTAtacattaaaatttttaaaaccagACCGCTATATAGTTGATTTAATGGCGCTCTGAGGCGTTTTCAGCTCTTCAACATTTCCGTGTGCATATAAAAGGACCATTAAAAGTTAATGGGCGCCCTCATTAATTGGGAATTCTCTTGATTTTCCAGCTCTTCTCGGTGGTGGTCTTCGGCTGCATATCCTCGGAGGGCTGGACGGAGAAGGATGGCAAGGAGTACTGCCTGTATAATGGCGACGGCATGGCCTGCAAGTATGGCAACATGGTGGGCGTCTTCGGGTTCCTGGCCTCCATGGGTTTCATGGGTGGCGAGTTCCTGTTCGAACGGATGTCGTCGGTGAAGAGCAGAAAGCGTTACGTCATGGCCGACATGGGTTTCTCGGGTAAGTTCTGACCAAGTATATCCCGCCTGACAACACATGACTAATGGCAATCCTTCGTCGCAGCCTTCTGGACCTTCATGTACTTCGTGGCCTTCTTGTACTTGTGGTCCCAATGGAGCTCCTCACCCCCACCGCCGCTGGGAATCGGAGCTGGCAGCATGAAGACCGCCATTTGGTTCTGCCTCTTCTCGATTGTCAGCTGGGTTAGTAGATTTCCGTCCTTTTAGTGCCCAGTTTACTGATTTTTGCCTTCTTTCTGCAGGCCTTGTGCGCCCTGATGGCCTACAAGCGTTTCCTGATCGGCGCCGGCGATGAGTTCACCTCTGCCTTCGAAACGGACCCGGCCAATGTGGTCCACCAGCAGGCCTACGGATACTCCAtggacaacgacaacgaccaGTACAGCGCCTCTCCATTTGGCCAGCCCCAGCAGGGTGAGTTCATTTCTGTATCATATTAGCTATGAGTGCCAAGTTTTTAGTTATTCACTGATCCTAACTTCTTCTAAAGAGCATTTGAGATTTCCCCCTCTTAGGCACCTGAGTAATTTGAGTTTTTTCCCGCAGGAGGCATGGAGCAGCAACAATCCGGATTGGAGTACCAGCAGCCCACCTACTAAGGAATTAACACACCTGCTCCTCCGTTgtccgcacacacactcacctcGATTTTGTAGTGCAACTGGCAAGGAATTACACGACTAAACAGCTACAACACACAAGTTGGCTTTACCATATACACCGATGTCGAACATATAACAAGAGTAAccgaaacaataacaataacaattgaTGCAACAagcaggcagcagcagaaaccaATCCACGCACCGGCTTTAGCTATTGGGAGATATTATGCGATGGGAGATATTATATGGGATATATCCGATGTGGGATGGATCGGATGAGTAGTTCGAGTAACTCGTAAGCTAGCCCTTTAAGTTGAGTGTGCAGTTTTTTGTAGTGGAAATTTGTTGCAATATAttatacagatatacagatatacaaCTAGTTATATATCCCATATGTATACATGCAACCCGCGCTTTCAACGTTGTTAGTTATTTAGTGTTTACGTGTACGTACATACCATATGCTATGGTATGGTGTGGTATATATGATTTGATTTGTGCCAGACCCTGGTCCCCCGATAATCAGCTTGTTAGCAATGGCAATAGCTCGAGACAGAGGGAAACACGACGTTTTTTAGATAAATTTACACACGTGCAGTGCAAATACGAGTAGTTAAAGGACATACGAACCACTGCTCAAGCCACATATCCAATTTACCATCTGAGATTTACCCAACTAATAGACCTGTGGCCAGGGTCGATGCTTGGTTAGATGAGCAGCAGAGTACAGAGTGCAACCACTACAATAAACGCCAAACAATATGTAAATTCTAAACCGTAAGAGATCAATAACCGTAGAATTGTTGTGAGGGATTCAGTACTCGGGAGATTACTGCAGGAATAACATACTATATTTCTAGTTATGGTTCGCAAAACACGCCGAATTGAAATGGTATAGGGCTTGTTCAAGGCTTACTGTTGCCACCCCCTTCCTACCAAAAGATTTGTATAGTAACTATAAATGCCCCAGCAAATACCCATTATGCATTGCAAAGAAGCGGTTCGCCCACAGAAAATAGTGGGTGTGTTGACCACTTCGATATACGAGTACTCAGATCGATATCAATGAATGTAAACATATTGAttacataatacataaatgTTCACTTAGTGCAGCAAGTTGCGATAACCTACAAATGtatttgttaaattaaatactatatacatatattatatattatatatatttacggATTGTATGTGTAATACGAAGCGCCCTGTTAAATGCAACAAGGAGATAGGGATCTCAGCAAATATACAAGTATAAATTAATCATGTAGAGTTCGTGTGCgttataaaaaactaaaaaactaaagaagTAACAAAGGTAGAGAaagaaacataaaacaaaatttactCATTTAAAACTTAATGATCGATTTAAATAGCGAACCCAAAACGGCCCAAAATCGGCTTGAACATTTGCGAAACACTATTGTCATAGATAAACTCCTCAAGCAAGATTCTCAACTGGACAGCCCctcaagaaataataaatacatatttttaaaaatcaacCCAAAAACGGTCAAGTATTCTCTATGCGTtaattgcaatatttttgcGTGTATTTGAAAGGTGAGTAATAGACTGTAGTGTCTGTGTTGGTAACTTTCATCtgaatattatataattattgggattatatatttctaaatGGAATGTTCGTTGTTCAATATCTTACCATTTACTTTTTAAAGAACCTCTTTTTTAGACCTTGAGGGACCTTGCTCATTTCTGTAGtcgtttttttctctttaAAAATCTGGAGCTATATGAGGtcgttgtttgtttttccactcCTCTACGGTAAGATCACTCCACTGATTTATGCCCTTCTTGAAAGATTCGACTCCCAAGTCAAACTGTAAATTGTGTTTCTGAATCGCTTTCCAGTTGTTGCAAAATATAATTCGGCGTTTTTCGATTTCAGTATCATCTTGATATCTCGGCTTAAAGTCATTCTGCAATTGAAAAAGGCACCTTTAATCCCAATTCTTTAAGTTTCCAACCATATCTTACCATAAACTTCTCCCAAGCTGCCTGGCATTTGATATCATCTTGATCCATCTTGGACGTAGATGTGGTGGCCTCTTCCTTAGAAATCCCAGGAGCGGAAGTAGGTCGATTCTCAAGGTCAATTTCAGTCAACTTTTTTATATCCTTCTTGAGGGGCTCGGCCCACTTTTCATTCTGCACATTTGCTCCAAAGTCAATCTGTTATTCGTACATGCATAATTATTTGAAGTTGGTTTGAATAACTCAGCTGATCTTACCAAGATTTTTTCCCATGCAGCCTGGCCAGCCAGTTT
This sequence is a window from Drosophila teissieri strain GT53w chromosome 2R, Prin_Dtei_1.1, whole genome shotgun sequence. Protein-coding genes within it:
- the LOC122613647 gene encoding synaptogyrin, whose translation is MDMLNQILSINNGGAYGGGKAGGAFDPLTFAMKPQVVIRALCWLFSVVVFGCISSEGWTEKDGKEYCLYNGDGMACKYGNMVGVFGFLASMGFMGGEFLFERMSSVKSRKRYVMADMGFSAFWTFMYFVAFLYLWSQWSSSPPPPLGIGAGSMKTAIWFCLFSIVSWALCALMAYKRFLIGAGDEFTSAFETDPANVVHQQAYGYSMDNDNDQYSASPFGQPQQGGMEQQQSGLEYQQPTY